Part of the Pueribacillus theae genome, TCTTGTACGATCATTTCAAATCCCGAAATACTAATTGAAAAACTGCCCCAGTGTGTCAACATGTCAAAAAGACTTGACGATTCCCAACTGTTGATTAAAGAAAGTCCAATGATGATGATGAAAAGCATTGCAACCCAATTGAATTTTCCTGTCACTCTTTTTAAGACAATGCTTAACACCCATAAGAAGATGCCCCAAATCGTCAAATAAATAGACGCGCCGATAAGATGTACCAAAACTTGAATAACAAGTACTAGCTTATGATTTAATTGAGCAAGCGCATCTTGAACGATCGCATTGTTTAGATTAAAAGCAAAGAAAAAAATCCCTAGTGAAATGCAAAGAGAAACCAACATGGCGAATATCCCATTGAGTAGTTTCGCCAAAAGTAAAGCAGTGCCGGAATGTGGACTATGAAGCCATAAATGCATCCTGCCTTTTTCCCCGTTTGCACTCATCAACATATAAACCGGCAAGTAAAAAATATGAAAAACAATTGCCGCCACCGAAAACCCAAAAAGTATCCCCGGTTCATTCCATTTCCATTGTAAAAAGCCTCCAAAACCAAACCATATCGCTAAAAGCACTAATGCCAAATACAATCCTGGCAACCCTAACCGAAATTCCTTTTTAAGCAAACCGCCCCATGCGTTCATTTTTCTACCTCCAATTAAAATGTTACGGTGTATTAGTTATATAATACACTGGTACTTCATTTATTGTCAATAAAAAAAATGCCATTGCCTGGAAAGCACTGACATTTTCTTATGGCTCTTGTATACTTGTAAGAGAAAGGGGGCATTCGATATGGAGGCTGTTCTTCTTTGGATATTGAATGGATTGGGTGTACTATTCATCATTTATACAATCGTACAAGGGATCCGTGTCCAGCTTACGATAAAACGCTGTGAACCCATTCATAAACGGCCGCTCCGCGCAAAACCCTTGGATAAAAATAAAACTAATTTTTGGGTCTTTATTATTGTAGCCATTGTTCTATGGGGAGGTTGTCTTTTAGGAATTGCCTATTTCAAACTGATTCAAATCATGCCGATTTATTTTGCGGCGATTACTGCTCTTTCCAGTTTTGCCACCCTGTTCCGTCAAGGCAAAATCGGTGAAAAAGGAATCGCTGTTACCGATAAGTTCATCCGCTGGGAAGACGTTCATTCTTACACATTAGATTGGTTTCCTATTACAAGCAGCCAGTATCCAAACGGCCGGCTTATCATTAACACCCTTTCGGGGCAGCAATATGAACTGATTGTAGAAAAGGAATATAAAAAAGAAATCGGCAATTTACTCGAAAGTAAATCGCCGGCTTAACAGCTACTTATATTCAGGAGCAAGCTCCATTTTTTCCTGCTCAAGCTCGTCTTCTTGTCTCTCCCTGCGTACCCATTGGAAAAATACATAGCCAAGAAATGAACCGTACACAACCTCTTGAACAACCTTCATTAACACGCCGCCTAAACGCTGATCTTCCAAAAGGTTAAGTGGCATAAACTGTTCAATTAACTCTGGTGGAACGGTCTGTGTTCCAGGGAGGCAGAGGCTTAATGCCGTTGCCCATGCAACAGGGTTCGTAAACGTTTCATATACAGGATTTTCAGCAAAGATAATCAAAGCGCACGCTGGCGTTAACAGCATGCCGTCCAAGAAAATCAGGCCTACCCTTTGCAGTTCAGACAGCCTGTTCCATTCAGGAACCGGCGCAATGACTGTCCACCACATAATGAACGCTGCGATAAACAAAAAGACTTGATAGACGTCATGGCCCGTTTTATTTACCATCAAATAATCAAAAATTACCGGAATATGGTAAAACGAGAACATGACATTGAACAGCAAAATGGCTGGAATGGGATGGACAAAGAATTTAAGAACCCTTTTGAAGGGAATTTTTAAAACAACCGCTTTTAACAGCCATTTTGGCGAACCAAGTATAAGCAGCGGTGGAACGAGCAAAAGGCTGGCCACCATTTGAATCATATGAATGCTAAACATAATATGGCCAACTAGATAAAGCGGCCCTCCAAATCCGAGATAGAAGAAAAATAATCCGAGCAAAAATAAAATCTTTTTATAAACAGGCACCCGTTCCGCTTCTGCAAAACGGTGTCTTCCTTTCCCTGTCGCCCATAAATATAAAACCGCAAGCGCAATCGTAAGCACGATAAACCAAGGGCTCCATAGCGCTTGAAAACCGAAACTATTGCTTATCTGTTGCCACATGCAACTTCACTCCTCTTATAACGGAATTGAGGTATTTTCAAATAACCTTCAATCCAATCAAATCGAATTATTCGACTTGAAACGATTCTTCTTTATGCTCATGAAGCTCGCCTTTTTCAACGTGAACCTGTACGTGATATTCACCCGGGCTTTCAAACTTCCATTCAGCAGTATACTCGCCGTCCTTGCTTTCTTTCGCTTCGATAAACGTATGTTTTTCTTCACCGGTTTTCCAATATTCGTAACGCACTGCAGCATCTGTGAATGGCTTGCCATCCTTCGCTAAATGAACATGCCAAACGGCGTTTTCTGCTGCTTTTAGTATATCAGGTTTGACAATATGAATCGAGAAATTCTCATCATGGTGATGGCCGGAGTCGCCGTGATGTCCGTGATGATGGTCATTGTCCTGTTCTTCCGAATCTGTTGGTTTTTTAACATTCCCAACGTTAAATTCTTTTTTTGGCATGTTATGCTTCCCTCTTGCAGTTACATGGGGAACAACATAATAAATGCCTTCTTTTTCAAACGTATAGACAAGCGAATACATGCCTTCTCCGTCATTATGGCCCTCTATTTTTTCGGATTCCTCTTGCTTGCCATGCTGCCAAATTTCAAATAGCACTTCATCTGCATCAGAAACCGTTTCTTCGCCTTCCGTTACTTTTATTTCAATTTTGCCTTCTTCTCCAGGCTTAAAGGCGTCTTCTGCTGTTAAAATTT contains:
- a CDS encoding DUF5673 domain-containing protein; translated protein: MEAVLLWILNGLGVLFIIYTIVQGIRVQLTIKRCEPIHKRPLRAKPLDKNKTNFWVFIIVAIVLWGGCLLGIAYFKLIQIMPIYFAAITALSSFATLFRQGKIGEKGIAVTDKFIRWEDVHSYTLDWFPITSSQYPNGRLIINTLSGQQYELIVEKEYKKEIGNLLESKSPA
- the ctaG gene encoding cytochrome c oxidase assembly factor CtaG, with the protein product MWQQISNSFGFQALWSPWFIVLTIALAVLYLWATGKGRHRFAEAERVPVYKKILFLLGLFFFYLGFGGPLYLVGHIMFSIHMIQMVASLLLVPPLLILGSPKWLLKAVVLKIPFKRVLKFFVHPIPAILLFNVMFSFYHIPVIFDYLMVNKTGHDVYQVFLFIAAFIMWWTVIAPVPEWNRLSELQRVGLIFLDGMLLTPACALIIFAENPVYETFTNPVAWATALSLCLPGTQTVPPELIEQFMPLNLLEDQRLGGVLMKVVQEVVYGSFLGYVFFQWVRRERQEDELEQEKMELAPEYK
- a CDS encoding FixH family protein, with amino-acid sequence MKKYALVVFVMAFVFLAACGNSNGEQNQTQADADKALLPLEVEILTAEDAFKPGEEGKIEIKVTEGEETVSDADEVLFEIWQHGKQEESEKIEGHNDGEGMYSLVYTFEKEGIYYVVPHVTARGKHNMPKKEFNVGNVKKPTDSEEQDNDHHHGHHGDSGHHHDENFSIHIVKPDILKAAENAVWHVHLAKDGKPFTDAAVRYEYWKTGEEKHTFIEAKESKDGEYTAEWKFESPGEYHVQVHVEKGELHEHKEESFQVE